In Chitinophaga nivalis, a single genomic region encodes these proteins:
- a CDS encoding DUF3526 domain-containing protein — protein MKQLYKRWQLTGRLLHFEWRWLLRTSILPVLLAVFTITGGYALFYGRAATVTRVAVIDSLQEDYQARFRKMHSGLEADTSVAAGKTAYQQATDPALVEYRLFSNSTHTPAAFALMAVGMSDIARYYYPVRIKTAYTPAEEKISNPQQLMTGNFDLAFMLIYLVPLMAIGLCYNLYAIEKEQGTLTLLLIQSGQVAGMLLVRLLMRYLVLLLLIGTLTVAGLLCLPAGIPVSLKDFLNWMLVAGAYTAFWAGLIWFVITWNRPAAANLVTLLGIWLLMLVILPAIFHFWLSREEKTDNIAVNAALQREIEWETWELPQHQLLDSFYHTFPQYRNAHAYDTGGTSMRRSMGYYQLAEERMNRVLAAQETAYRHSREVAAAAYVYNPAVYTQVLLNRIARTDAADYDFFREHTRTFRETWKHYMYQFYFNDRVFAPEDYANLPVYRPVTDTGTDQVLFRGIRYLLVGAIIWLVMGYLLLRQRQESI, from the coding sequence ATGAAGCAGTTATATAAGCGCTGGCAGCTCACCGGACGGTTGCTGCACTTTGAGTGGCGATGGTTGTTGCGTACATCCATATTACCGGTATTGTTGGCGGTGTTTACCATCACGGGTGGCTATGCCCTGTTTTATGGGCGTGCAGCTACAGTAACGCGTGTAGCCGTGATAGATAGTCTGCAGGAAGATTACCAGGCCCGGTTCCGCAAAATGCATAGCGGCCTGGAAGCCGATACTTCGGTGGCGGCGGGTAAAACTGCCTATCAGCAGGCTACAGACCCGGCGCTGGTGGAGTACCGGTTGTTTTCTAATTCCACCCATACGCCGGCTGCTTTTGCCTTGATGGCAGTAGGTATGAGTGATATTGCCCGGTATTATTATCCGGTGCGTATTAAAACGGCGTATACGCCGGCAGAAGAAAAGATCAGCAATCCGCAGCAGCTGATGACAGGCAATTTTGATCTGGCATTTATGCTGATTTACCTGGTACCGCTGATGGCGATCGGACTTTGTTACAACCTGTATGCCATAGAAAAGGAACAGGGTACGCTTACCTTACTGCTGATACAAAGCGGGCAGGTGGCAGGCATGTTGCTGGTACGGCTGCTGATGCGTTACCTCGTGTTGTTGCTGCTGATTGGTACGTTGACCGTTGCCGGTTTGTTATGTCTGCCGGCAGGTATCCCTGTTTCGCTGAAAGATTTTTTAAACTGGATGTTGGTGGCCGGCGCGTACACCGCTTTCTGGGCAGGCCTTATCTGGTTTGTCATTACCTGGAACCGTCCGGCTGCCGCTAATTTGGTAACGCTGTTAGGCATCTGGTTACTGATGCTGGTAATTCTTCCGGCTATCTTTCATTTCTGGCTGAGTAGGGAAGAAAAGACGGATAACATTGCCGTCAATGCAGCCCTGCAACGGGAGATTGAATGGGAGACCTGGGAATTACCACAGCATCAGTTGCTCGACAGCTTCTACCACACCTTTCCGCAGTATCGTAATGCACATGCCTACGATACCGGCGGTACCAGCATGCGCCGTTCTATGGGTTATTATCAGCTGGCAGAAGAAAGAATGAACCGGGTGCTGGCAGCACAGGAAACAGCCTACCGGCATAGCCGGGAAGTAGCTGCTGCTGCCTATGTCTATAACCCGGCTGTATATACGCAGGTGTTGCTGAACCGTATTGCCCGTACAGATGCTGCTGATTATGATTTCTTCCGTGAACATACCCGCACGTTCCGGGAAACATGGAAGCATTATATGTATCAGTTCTATTTCAATGACCGGGTATTTGCACCGGAAGATTATGCAAATCTGCCGGTATACCGGCCTGTGACTGATACGGGCACCGATCAGGTATTGTTCCGGGGGATCCGTTATCTGTTGGTAGGAGCCATTATATGGCTAGTGATGGGATACCTGTTGTTGCGGCAACGGCAGGAAAGTATTTAA
- a CDS encoding DUF3526 domain-containing protein: MLKIIMLKEWRAAQRSGLLLTGTLLLLVMLGIAFAGSRREAVALQQQRLSADSLFRTQWEQMKVSNPHDAAHFGTYLFKPLTIWSSFDNGINKSGGHVMRVEAHVQHTPAAAPVSPADNYLRFGSLTMATVLLLFFPLFIIFYCHNSYTREREWGTLKLLFIQGANKRILLPGKSLTALFSCNGMLLLGLLVYLPLLFLYTPVQPAAGTAIRIFFLVVAYSMYASIFVLLSIRISAVVQRSGQALMWLLGIWLLGNVLLPRMIAGIGAIVYPLPSQYAFQAAVSKAEKFGINGDESREQRQQKLEQAWLTRYHVKTVAELPVNFDAIQLQDTEDYMQRIYEQQVAVVDSIIRLQNRLSVYASWIDPYLAVRNISMAVCGTDYAHHAHFFAAARAYRNDFIRRLNHELAWGGSRTGDPEWKADPAFFRKIPPFVWQPPAAGRVLQQQWMSFAALLGWLLLICSGLKRLSRYEAVI; the protein is encoded by the coding sequence ATGCTTAAAATTATTATGCTGAAAGAATGGCGCGCTGCACAGCGCAGCGGCCTATTGCTGACAGGTACCCTGTTGCTCCTCGTGATGCTGGGCATTGCCTTTGCCGGCAGCCGCCGGGAAGCGGTGGCGCTGCAGCAGCAACGACTGTCGGCCGACAGCCTGTTCCGCACACAATGGGAGCAAATGAAGGTGAGCAATCCGCATGATGCGGCGCACTTCGGCACCTACCTCTTTAAGCCACTGACTATATGGAGCAGCTTTGATAATGGCATCAATAAGTCCGGCGGACATGTCATGCGGGTAGAGGCGCATGTGCAACATACACCTGCTGCTGCGCCGGTAAGTCCGGCAGACAACTACCTGCGCTTTGGATCCCTGACCATGGCGACAGTCTTACTGCTGTTTTTTCCGTTGTTCATTATTTTCTATTGCCACAACAGTTATACCCGGGAACGGGAATGGGGTACCTTAAAATTACTCTTTATACAAGGGGCGAATAAAAGGATCCTATTACCAGGTAAAAGCCTGACAGCCTTATTCTCCTGCAATGGTATGCTGTTACTGGGATTGTTGGTATATCTCCCTTTGTTGTTTTTATATACGCCCGTGCAACCGGCCGCTGGTACAGCCATCCGGATTTTTTTCCTGGTGGTAGCCTATAGTATGTATGCAAGCATTTTTGTGTTGTTGTCGATCCGGATCTCAGCTGTTGTACAACGCAGCGGCCAGGCTTTAATGTGGCTGCTGGGCATCTGGTTGCTGGGGAATGTATTGTTGCCCCGCATGATTGCCGGTATTGGCGCTATCGTATATCCGTTGCCGTCGCAATATGCTTTTCAGGCGGCCGTAAGCAAGGCAGAAAAGTTCGGCATCAACGGCGACGAGTCGCGTGAGCAGCGGCAGCAAAAGCTGGAGCAGGCGTGGCTGACACGGTATCACGTAAAAACAGTAGCCGAACTGCCCGTAAATTTTGATGCCATCCAGCTGCAGGATACAGAAGATTATATGCAACGCATATACGAACAGCAGGTGGCAGTAGTAGACAGTATCATCCGCCTGCAGAACCGGTTATCGGTATATGCTTCCTGGATAGATCCCTATCTCGCTGTGCGAAATATTTCGATGGCAGTATGTGGTACAGACTATGCCCATCATGCCCATTTCTTTGCCGCTGCCCGCGCTTACCGGAATGATTTTATCCGGCGGCTCAACCACGAACTGGCATGGGGTGGCAGCCGCACCGGCGATCCGGAATGGAAAGCAGATCCGGCATTTTTTAGAAAGATACCTCCTTTTGTCTGGCAGCCTCCTGCTGCCGGCAGGGTGTTGCAACAGCAGTGGATGAGTTTTGCCGCCTTGCTTGGCTGGTTGCTGTTGATATGTTCAGGCTTAAAAAGATTATCACGGTATGAAGCAGTTATATAA
- a CDS encoding ABC transporter ATP-binding protein, with product MLQAIALTRQFGRHTALNALHLEVGKGEVFCLLGPNGAGKTTTINCFLGFLAPSSGRVLVNGIDVQAHREEARRHIAYIPETVMLYPYLTGYENLEFFHALTGQAYTKSQLFHFLLDAGLQEAAIHRRVETYSKGMRQKVGIAIATAKNAKALLLDEPTSGLDPRASNEFSVLLQRFSSEGRAVLMATHDLYRAREVAGRIGIMKNGHLLTVMQAQEVDHYALEAIYMEHMNAAL from the coding sequence ATGCTGCAAGCTATTGCGCTGACCAGACAATTTGGTCGGCATACAGCGCTGAATGCGCTGCACCTTGAAGTTGGCAAAGGAGAGGTGTTTTGTCTGCTGGGCCCTAATGGCGCCGGTAAAACCACTACTATTAATTGTTTCCTGGGCTTTCTTGCGCCCAGTAGCGGCCGCGTACTGGTAAACGGCATTGATGTGCAGGCGCACCGGGAGGAAGCCCGCCGGCATATTGCCTACATACCGGAAACCGTGATGTTGTATCCCTATCTCACCGGTTATGAAAATCTCGAATTTTTCCATGCCCTTACCGGACAGGCCTACACGAAATCACAGCTATTTCATTTCCTGCTGGATGCAGGTTTGCAGGAAGCAGCTATTCACCGGCGGGTAGAAACCTATTCCAAAGGCATGCGGCAGAAAGTAGGCATTGCCATTGCCACAGCAAAAAATGCCAAAGCTCTGTTACTGGACGAGCCAACGTCGGGTCTTGATCCCCGTGCCAGCAATGAGTTTTCTGTATTGTTGCAACGTTTCAGCAGTGAAGGCCGGGCGGTATTAATGGCCACTCATGATTTATACCGTGCGCGGGAAGTAGCGGGCAGAATAGGCATCATGAAAAACGGGCATCTCCTCACCGTCATGCAGGCACAGGAAGTAGATCACTATGCACTCGAAGCTATCTATATGGAACATATGAACGCAGCCCTGTAA
- a CDS encoding SusD/RagB family nutrient-binding outer membrane lipoprotein, which translates to MKHICVSVILGSLLLMQSGCKKFLDINTDPNNPLAVKEAHLLAPVEITLATQVVGGTTSTVNSYWMQQLSMNQPSPSLESYLITPTDADNTWNYYLYANIFSNLDIMLKQAAAAKRPQYQAVGKTLFAYSLAITTDLWNHAIYSEGFRMPDVMQPRYDKQEALYTTIQGMLDSALYFCDQPLAQVAPGAEDYIYKGKMTQWKKFIYTLKARYYLRLSKAPGHTAAVQAEKALEALEKGFKSNDDNARIVYAGTAQAENPWSITTRDATGGVVMAQSFIDSLVTRHDPRLSVLTIPGKDGVYRGRRVGDLPAPDPKIYSRVNTFYAGAGAALHLATYAEALFIKAEATLIKQGATAAQPVYEAAIAAHMTMLGIPAAAQQTYIASRPVLTTANALQQIITEKYVAGFLSPEPYNDWRRTGFPVLKAHTSGTVKGIPRRWPYPANEMLTNPQPEQQVTINDRVWWDKE; encoded by the coding sequence ATGAAGCATATATGCGTATCCGTTATTCTGGGATCTTTATTGCTGATGCAGAGCGGATGTAAAAAATTCCTGGATATCAATACTGATCCGAATAATCCGCTGGCAGTAAAAGAAGCCCATTTGCTGGCGCCTGTAGAAATAACATTGGCCACACAGGTGGTAGGTGGTACCACCAGTACCGTAAACTCCTACTGGATGCAACAGCTGTCTATGAATCAGCCGTCTCCCAGTCTGGAATCCTATCTCATTACCCCTACCGATGCAGACAATACCTGGAATTATTATCTGTATGCCAACATTTTCAGCAACCTGGATATCATGCTGAAACAGGCGGCTGCTGCTAAACGTCCGCAATACCAGGCAGTGGGAAAAACACTCTTTGCCTATAGCCTCGCTATTACCACTGATTTATGGAATCATGCTATTTATTCCGAAGGATTCCGGATGCCGGACGTGATGCAACCGCGGTACGACAAACAGGAAGCCCTCTATACAACGATCCAGGGGATGCTCGACAGCGCCTTGTATTTTTGTGATCAGCCGCTTGCACAGGTAGCGCCGGGTGCGGAAGATTATATTTACAAAGGGAAGATGACCCAGTGGAAAAAATTCATTTATACGCTGAAAGCACGCTATTACCTGCGTTTGAGCAAAGCACCGGGACATACCGCTGCCGTACAGGCAGAAAAGGCACTGGAAGCCCTGGAAAAAGGATTTAAAAGTAATGACGATAACGCCCGTATCGTTTATGCCGGTACTGCACAGGCGGAAAATCCCTGGAGTATTACTACCCGTGACGCTACCGGAGGTGTTGTGATGGCACAGTCATTCATTGATTCCCTGGTGACGCGCCATGACCCACGGTTATCAGTACTGACTATCCCTGGCAAAGACGGTGTTTACCGGGGCAGAAGGGTTGGAGACCTGCCGGCGCCTGATCCTAAAATCTATTCCCGTGTAAATACTTTTTATGCCGGTGCTGGTGCAGCGTTACACCTGGCCACTTATGCAGAAGCCCTGTTCATCAAAGCAGAAGCTACCCTGATTAAACAGGGCGCTACGGCGGCACAGCCGGTTTATGAAGCCGCCATTGCTGCGCATATGACCATGCTGGGTATTCCTGCAGCGGCACAGCAGACCTATATTGCCTCCCGTCCGGTCTTAACCACGGCGAATGCTTTGCAACAGATCATTACCGAAAAATATGTGGCAGGCTTCCTGTCGCCGGAACCTTACAACGACTGGCGCCGCACCGGTTTCCCCGTGTTGAAAGCGCATACCAGCGGTACTGTGAAAGGTATTCCCAGAAGATGGCCTTACCCTGCCAATGAAATGCTGACCAACCCGCAACCGGAACAGCAGGTAACTATCAACGACCGTGTATGGTGGGATAAAGAATAA